In the genome of Candidatus Eisenbacteria bacterium, one region contains:
- the bamD gene encoding outer membrane protein assembly factor BamD: MWCKRLEKETFSSREVVDFSKNFIVTKVNADKDTTLARGFRVAGYPTTIVLRPSGDEADRVVGYAKPHEFVSKVNDYLAGKGTLSAMLAEEPSRASDYKFLDEVGEKLRDHGMFAEANQRFEIIVNGDKTNQSGIADDALFAMGRIALKQKRFADAVSNFSMLGEMFPESEISGDASFFVGYTYGKSGDKDKAVEKYREFLARFPKHEERDWVKKEIKKIEKEKAKK; this comes from the coding sequence GTGTGGTGCAAGAGGCTGGAGAAGGAGACATTCTCCAGCCGGGAAGTCGTCGACTTCTCAAAGAACTTCATCGTAACAAAGGTAAATGCCGACAAAGACACCACCCTTGCAAGAGGATTCAGAGTAGCAGGCTATCCGACAACCATCGTGCTTCGCCCTTCGGGCGATGAGGCCGACAGAGTTGTCGGGTACGCCAAGCCTCACGAGTTTGTTTCCAAGGTCAATGACTATCTTGCCGGAAAAGGCACTCTCTCTGCAATGCTTGCGGAGGAACCTTCCAGGGCCTCAGATTACAAGTTCCTGGATGAGGTCGGTGAGAAGCTTAGAGACCATGGAATGTTCGCTGAGGCGAACCAAAGATTCGAGATAATCGTGAACGGCGACAAAACAAATCAGAGCGGCATTGCTGATGACGCCCTTTTTGCAATGGGGAGGATTGCCCTCAAACAGAAGAGGTTCGCTGATGCTGTCTCCAACTTCTCCATGCTGGGAGAAATGTTTCCGGAGAGCGAGATCAGTGGGGATGCCTCATTCTTTGTCGGATACACCTACGGGAAATCAGGCGACAAGGATAAGGCGGTCGAGAAGTACAGGGAGTTTCTTGCCAGATTCCCGAAACATGAAGAGCGAGACTGGGTTAAGAAAGAAATAAAAAAGATCGAGAAGGAGAAGGCGAAAAAGTGA